From the genome of Ictalurus punctatus breed USDA103 chromosome 28, Coco_2.0, whole genome shotgun sequence, one region includes:
- the pou2af2 gene encoding POU domain class 2-associating factor 2 isoform X1, whose amino-acid sequence MMETEYSKRVYQGVRVKHTVKDLLAEKRSRQTNVPRFNAAASSSQPAFVQMPGAHMLPGYYSMRRPFLPDSELCHPMKQYSSDSYSSALGSKAFSYEHSSSYPSFIDSYYQPDSFGDYRSATAYTAGGGSLFSPSALSTLLPSLSGETSSHLLLRDPWEQPSEDHVSQPEVLCPEGTAPVADSPSLGADSGSSSPYRLSTSRSSGSVPSSSQPYTLQTLEDVHYPAASYSSASSYSCPPYMTNPGDLTVVKMASVSSDEAGGGIASLSDTTAQGWAKDDGTSSWMPYETRRAF is encoded by the exons ATGATGGAGACAG AGTATTCTAAGAGAGTGTACCAAGGCGTCAGAGTCAAGCACACAGTCAAAGACCTGCTAGCTGAGAAACGATCAAGGCAAACGAATGTACCACGATTCAAC GCTGCAGCCAGTTCCTCCCAACCCGCTTTTGTACAAATGCCAG GTGCTCACATGCTTCCTGGATACTACAGCATGCGGAGGCCTTTCCTGCCCGATTCCGAGCTGTGCCACCCAATGAAGCAGTACTCCTCAGACTCATACTCCTCTGCTCTGGGCAGCAAGGCCTTCTCTTATGAGCACTCGTCCAGCTACCCCTCTTTCATCGACAGCTACTACCAACCAGATTCATTCGGAGATTACAGAAGTGCGACTGCTTACACAGCTGGTGGAGGGTCACTGTTTTCCCCGTCTGCACTGTCTACACTGCTGCCTTCTCTGTCTGGCGAGACATCATCGCATCTTCTCCTG AGAGATCCATGGGAGCAGCCTTCAGAAGATCACGTCAGTCAGCCGGAGGTTCTTTGCCCTGAAGGCACAGCCCCGGTGGCAGATTCCCCGTCTCTGGGTGCTGATTCGGGCAGCTCCTCTCCGTATCGGCTTTCGACGAGCCGCAGCAGTGGATCTGTCCCCTCCAGCTCCCAGCCTTACACACTGCAAACACTGGAAGACGTCCATTATCCAGCAGCCAGCTACAGCTCAGCTTCCAGCTACTCCTGCCCTCCATACATGACTAATCCAGGCGATCTGACTGTGGTGAAGATGGCATCTGTGTCTTCAGATGAGGCTGGCGGTGGTATTGCGTCTCTCAGTGACACCACTGCTCAAGGATGGGCCAAGGATGATGGAACCAGCTCGTGGATGCCCTATGAGACCAGGAGGGCTTTTTAA
- the pou2af2 gene encoding POU domain class 2-associating factor 2 isoform X2 — translation MPGAHMLPGYYSMRRPFLPDSELCHPMKQYSSDSYSSALGSKAFSYEHSSSYPSFIDSYYQPDSFGDYRSATAYTAGGGSLFSPSALSTLLPSLSGETSSHLLLRDPWEQPSEDHVSQPEVLCPEGTAPVADSPSLGADSGSSSPYRLSTSRSSGSVPSSSQPYTLQTLEDVHYPAASYSSASSYSCPPYMTNPGDLTVVKMASVSSDEAGGGIASLSDTTAQGWAKDDGTSSWMPYETRRAF, via the exons ATGCCAG GTGCTCACATGCTTCCTGGATACTACAGCATGCGGAGGCCTTTCCTGCCCGATTCCGAGCTGTGCCACCCAATGAAGCAGTACTCCTCAGACTCATACTCCTCTGCTCTGGGCAGCAAGGCCTTCTCTTATGAGCACTCGTCCAGCTACCCCTCTTTCATCGACAGCTACTACCAACCAGATTCATTCGGAGATTACAGAAGTGCGACTGCTTACACAGCTGGTGGAGGGTCACTGTTTTCCCCGTCTGCACTGTCTACACTGCTGCCTTCTCTGTCTGGCGAGACATCATCGCATCTTCTCCTG AGAGATCCATGGGAGCAGCCTTCAGAAGATCACGTCAGTCAGCCGGAGGTTCTTTGCCCTGAAGGCACAGCCCCGGTGGCAGATTCCCCGTCTCTGGGTGCTGATTCGGGCAGCTCCTCTCCGTATCGGCTTTCGACGAGCCGCAGCAGTGGATCTGTCCCCTCCAGCTCCCAGCCTTACACACTGCAAACACTGGAAGACGTCCATTATCCAGCAGCCAGCTACAGCTCAGCTTCCAGCTACTCCTGCCCTCCATACATGACTAATCCAGGCGATCTGACTGTGGTGAAGATGGCATCTGTGTCTTCAGATGAGGCTGGCGGTGGTATTGCGTCTCTCAGTGACACCACTGCTCAAGGATGGGCCAAGGATGATGGAACCAGCTCGTGGATGCCCTATGAGACCAGGAGGGCTTTTTAA